Proteins from one Podarcis raffonei isolate rPodRaf1 chromosome 1, rPodRaf1.pri, whole genome shotgun sequence genomic window:
- the LOC128402692 gene encoding olfactory receptor 1052-like yields MQTGNNTVNIFLLTGLTDLPQVEIALFVIFCAVYSTTLVGNLGMILLIRSTSQLHTPMYFLLGNLSFLDICYSSSVTPKFLSNLLKVKKEISFAGCFTQLFFYAAFGTTEGYLLAVMAYDRYVAICNPLLYLITMSQRNCMQLVALSYAAGTVNALVHTVAASRLSFCGPNIINNFYCEIPPILELACSDIGLNEILLFVFVGFNIIITITIVLTSYTYILVTILKVDSTKSRRKAFSTCTSHLMVVTIFYGSVSFMYTRPSSRQNHHLDKIASVFYIVVTPMLNPLIYSLRNQEVRSAFRKILGRKAAFQSRMMPSI; encoded by the coding sequence ATGCAAACAGGAAACAACACGGTGAACATCTTCCTACTCACAGGGCTTACAGACCTTCCTCAGGTGGAAATTGCCCTCTTTGTGATCTTCTGTGCTGTCTATTCCACCACTCTGGTGGGGAATCTGGGCATGATTCTCTTAATCAGGTCCACCTCACAACTTCACACCCCCATGTACTTCTTACTTGGCAACCTCTCTTTCTTGGACATCTGTTACTCCTCATCTGTCACCCCAAAGTTCCTAAGCAATCTCTTAaaagttaaaaaagaaatttctttTGCTGGTTGTTTTACTCAGCTTTTCTTTTATGCTGCATTTGGCACCACTGAGGGTTACCTGCTGGCAGTGATGGCCTATGACCGCTATGTGGCTATCTGCAACCCACTGCTCTACTTAATCACCATGTCCCAAAGAAACTGTATGCAGCTAGTTGCTCTTTCCTATGCAGCTGGGACAGTAAATGCTTTGGTGCACACTGTTGCTGCATCAAGGCTATCGTTTTGTGGACCAAACATAATTAATAATTTTTACTGTGAAATTCCTCCCATACTGGAGCTGGCCTGTTCAGACATCGGTCTCAATGAAATTTTGCTCTTTGTCTTTGTTGGGTTCAATATAATAATAACCATTACAATTGTTCTCACCTCTTACACCTACATCCTGGTCACTATTTTAAAAGTCGATTCCACTAAGAGCCGAAGAAAAGCCTTTTCCACCTGCACATCTCACCTCATGGTTGTCACCATTTTCTATGGCTCTGTTAGCTTCATGTATACACGTCCCAGTTCTAGGCAGAATCACCACCTTGATAAAATAGCCTCTGTGTTCTATATAGTGGTGACTCCCATGCTGAACCCTTTGATCTACAGTCTGAGGAACCAGGAAGTCAGGAGTGCCTTCCGAAAAATCCTGGGAAGAAAAGCTGCTTTTCAGTCTAGGATGATGCCTTCCATATAA
- the LOC128402677 gene encoding olfactory receptor 1052-like, which yields MQTVNITLVNSFLLTGLTDLPQVEIALFVIFCAVYATTLVGNLGMILLIRSSPQLQTPMYFLLGNLSFLDICYSSSVTPKFLSNLLKEKKVIYFADCFTQLFFYGVFATTECYLLAVMAYDRYVAICNPLLYLITMSQRKCIELVALSYVAGTVNALVHTVAASRLSFCGPNIINNFYCEIPPLLELACSDISLNEILLFIFVGFNITITITIVLTSYTYILVTILKIKSTKSQRKAFSTCTSHLMVITIFFGSASFMYARPSSRQNHHLDKMASVFYVVVTPMLNPLIYSLRNQEVRSAFRKILGRKAASQSRMIPSIQVRPSPDHRRKHYT from the coding sequence ATGCAAACGGTAAACATCACATTGGTGAACAGCTTCCTACTCACAGGGCTAACAGACCTTCCTCAGGTGGAAATTGCCCTCTTTGTGATCTTCTGTGCTGTCTATGCCACCACCCTGGTGGGGAATCTGGGCATGATTCTCTTAATCAGGTCCAGCCCACAACTGCAAACCCCCATGTACTTCTTACTTGGCAACCTATCTTTCTTGGACATCTGTTACTCCTCATCCGTCACCCCAAAGTTCCTAAGCAATCTCTTAAAGGAGAAGAAAGTAATTTATTTTGCTGATTGTTTTACTCAGCTTTTCTTTTATGGTGTATTTGCCACCACTGAGTGTTACCTGCTGGCAGTTATGGCCTATGATCGCTATGTGGCTATCTGCAACCCATTGCTCTACTTAATCACCATGTCCCAAAGAAAGTGCATTGAGCTAGTTGCTCTTTCCTATGTGGCGGGGACAGTAAATGCTTTGGTGCACACTGTTGCTGCATCAAGACTATCATTTTGTGGACCAAACATCATTAATAATTTTTACTGTGAAATTCCTCCCCTACTGGAGCTGGCCTGCTCAGACATCAGTCTCAATGAAATCTTGCTCTTTATCTTTGTTGGGTTCAATATAACAATAACCATTACAATTGTTCTCACCTCTTACACCTACATCCTGGTCACTATTTTAAAGATAAAGTCCACTAAGAGCCAACGGAAAGCCTTTTCCACCTGCACATCTCACCTCATGGTCATCACCATCTTTTTTGGCAGTGCTAGCTTCATGTATGCACGTCCCAGTTCTAGGCAAAATCACCACCTTGACAAAATGGCTTCTGTCTTCTATGTAGTGGTGACTCCCATGCTGAACCCCTTGATCTACAGCCTGAGGAATCAGGAAGTCAGGAGTGCCTTCCGAAAAATCCTGGGAAGAAAAGCTGCTTCTCAGTCTAGGATGATACCTTCCATACAAGTTAGACCTTCTCCAGATCACAGGAGAAAGCACTACACGTAA
- the LOC128402685 gene encoding olfactory receptor 1052-like, whose protein sequence is MQTGNNTLVNSFLLTGLTDLPQVEIALFVIFCAVYATTLVGNLGMILLIRSSPQLHTPMYFLLGNLSFLDICYSSSVTPKFLSNLLKEKKVISFADCFTQLFFYGAFATTECYLLAVMAYDRYVAICNPLLYLITMSQRKCIELVALSYATGTINALVHTVAASRLSFCGPNIIQNFYCEVPPILQLSCSDISPNEILMFVFVGFNIIATTSTILSSYTYVLVTILKTHCTRSRRKAFSTCTSHLMVVTIFYGFGGLMYARPSSRQNHHLDKIASVFYVVVTPMLNPVIYSLRNQEVRSAFRKTLGRKIVFYQRFLIK, encoded by the coding sequence ATGCAAACAGGAAACAACACGTTGGTGAACAGTTTCCTACTCACAGGTCTAACAGACCTTCCTCAGGTGGAAATTGCCCTCTTTGTGATCTTCTGTGCTGTCTATGCCACCACCCTGGTGGGGAATCTGGGCATGATTCTCTTAATCAGGTCCAGCCCACAACTTCACACCCCCATGTACTTCTTACTCGGCAACCTCTCTTTCTTGGACATCTGTTACTCCTCATCCGTCACCCCAAAGTTCCTAAGCAATCTCTTAAAGGAGAAGAAAGTAATTTCTTTTGCTGATTGTTTTACTCAGCTTTTCTTTTATGGTGCATTTGCCACCACTGAGTGTTACCTGCTGGCAGTGATGGCCTATGATCGCTATGTGGCTATCTGCAACCCATTGCTCTACTTAATCACCATGTCCCAAAGAAAGTGCATTGAGCTAGTTGCTCTTTCCTATGCAACTGGAACAATAAATGCTTTGGTGCACACTGTTGCTGCATCAAGACTATCCTTTTGTGGTCCAAACATCATTCAGAATTTTTACTGTGAAGTTCCTCCCATTCTGCAGCTGTCCTGCTCAGACATTAGTCCCAATGAAATTTTGATGTTCGTCTTTGTTGGGTTCAATATTATAGCAACCACTTCGACTATTCTCTCCTCTTACACTTATGTTCTGGTCACCATTTTAAAGACTCACTGTACTAGGAGCCGAAGAAAAGCCTTTTCCACCTGCACATCTCACCTCATGGTTGTCACCATTTTCTATGGATTTGGTGGCCTCATGTATGCAAGACCCAGTTCTAGGCAGAACCACCATCTTGACAAAATAGCCTCAGTGTTCTATGTAGTGGTGACTCCCATGCTGAACCCTGTGATCTACAGTCTGAGGAACCAGGAGGTCAGAAGTGCCTTCCGAAAAACCCTGGGAAGAAAAATTGTGTTTTACCAAAGGTTTTTAATAAAATAG